From Triticum aestivum cultivar Chinese Spring chromosome 4A, IWGSC CS RefSeq v2.1, whole genome shotgun sequence, a single genomic window includes:
- the LOC123081807 gene encoding chemocyanin, which translates to MAMAQGRGSAAQGFALGFLVLCLLLGADTAGAATYNVDWSFAAGSWPSRKTFRAGDVLVFSYNPIVHNVVAVDAGGYNSCRGSGATHTYTSGSDRVTLVPGTNYFICSLSGHCGLGMKMAVTAN; encoded by the exons ATGGCAATGGCTCAGGGAAGAGGCAGtgcggcgcagggcttcgccctcGGCTTCCTCGTGCTGTGCCTCCTCCTCGGCGCCGacaccgccggcgccgccacctACAACGTCGACTGGTCGTTCGCCGCCGGCAGCTGGCCCAGCCGCAAGACCTTCCGCGCAGGGGACGTCCTCG TGTTCAGCTACAACCCGATCGTGCACAACGTGGTGGCGGTGGACGCCGGCGGCTACAACAGCTGCCGCGGCTCCGGCGCGACGCACACCTACACCTCGGGGAGCGACCGCGTGACCCTCGTCCCCGGGACGAACTACTTCATCTGCAGCCTCAGCGGCCACTGCGGGCTCGGGATGAAGATGGCCGTCACTGCAAACTGA